In the Pseudomonas sp. ADAK2 genome, one interval contains:
- a CDS encoding TonB-dependent receptor, protein MIQFPPLKSPLTLALLLAMNTLPALAASSVDFNLPAGPLDQTLLGISRQTGTPISFDQSLVNGINAPAIHGQLTQAQALTLALQGSGLKDDDGVISAATTTTSSAKAFAEPTTQLQRVEVTGSAIRRVDAETAVPITILRVEQLREQGVTSTEELVSRISANQSSVGSGRSVGSSSGGASYADLRGIGPNKTLVLLNGRRLSNNATSAINGSGVDLNTIPFAAIDRVEVLRDGASALYGTDAIGGVINFITKKSLTTGQLTTGYDTPTHAGGGDSHNFSGSWGFGDLEDDRFNVFGVVSYDKQKRLAAEDRSYTYNYQPGRGLDYTSGTASPANWSQGSNATNPLAGSGCNAPGLLSRNGICRQSLWNYLDLVPETEKTSAFAKATGKLSDDHNVSLEYFWARNENRTQIGPGTLMGNQVNPGITYYPGNGVTPGPSGFALDPTQPVDVNWRETDVGARQHEDDNTSQRLLLSFDGNLVGWDYNVGASYNQNKVVNSILDGYVNDRAVSQGIATGVINPFGPQTAAGDALLAANAVDGDYGTAVGRVKAIDGRISREIGDWFGSGPTGLALGGEYRKEDFHQDFAQFAGDIQSLGVDPNGSVAGDRSVSAEYAEVNVPVLDSLELSAAVRHDKYSDFGSTTNPKYSFRFQPFKELVVRGAYSEGFRAPSLYELYNPNFTSFTNANYNDPRLCAGGNPSNGGIANRDCAQQFNRTSGGNTELSPETARNVTLGFVYQPFDRLTTGLDFWWINIANQIAEFPESAVFENPELYPERLIRKPDGSIDHIVTGLANLGKIKTNGVDVSFDYRLPSTSIGDFGIGLQGTYVTRYEYQQQLKGDYIDKLGDFRGGDFSSAGAVARWRHSLTGTWNRGPFGASLSNRYTSGYHDSDRETHDYVGSYNVWDVAGTYTWRKTLGVTLGVKNLFDREPPFSNQTYTFQSGYDPKYGDPFGRTLYTRVSYNF, encoded by the coding sequence ATGATTCAATTTCCACCGCTCAAATCCCCTTTGACCCTGGCCTTGCTGCTCGCCATGAATACACTGCCGGCCCTCGCCGCGAGCAGTGTCGATTTCAACCTGCCGGCCGGGCCGCTGGACCAGACCTTGTTGGGGATTTCGCGCCAGACCGGCACGCCGATTTCCTTTGATCAGTCCCTGGTGAACGGCATCAACGCCCCGGCGATCCACGGCCAATTGACCCAGGCCCAGGCGTTGACCCTGGCCTTGCAGGGCAGCGGTTTGAAAGATGACGACGGCGTGATCAGCGCCGCAACGACGACAACGTCCTCAGCCAAAGCATTCGCCGAACCCACCACCCAGCTCCAGCGCGTGGAAGTCACCGGCAGCGCAATCCGCCGCGTGGACGCCGAAACCGCCGTGCCGATCACCATCCTGCGGGTCGAGCAGTTGCGCGAGCAGGGCGTGACCAGCACCGAAGAACTGGTCAGCCGCATCTCCGCCAACCAGTCCTCGGTCGGCTCGGGGCGTTCGGTGGGTTCCAGCAGCGGCGGCGCGTCGTACGCGGACTTGCGCGGCATCGGCCCGAACAAAACCCTGGTGCTGCTCAACGGCCGACGCTTGAGCAACAACGCCACCAGCGCGATCAACGGCTCCGGCGTGGACTTGAACACCATTCCCTTCGCCGCCATCGACCGGGTCGAAGTGCTGCGCGACGGTGCCTCGGCGCTGTACGGCACCGACGCCATCGGCGGGGTGATCAATTTCATTACCAAGAAAAGCCTGACCACCGGCCAACTCACCACCGGTTACGACACGCCGACTCATGCGGGCGGCGGAGACAGCCACAACTTCAGCGGCAGTTGGGGCTTCGGGGATCTGGAGGACGACCGCTTCAACGTGTTCGGCGTGGTCAGCTACGACAAACAAAAACGCCTGGCCGCCGAGGACCGCAGTTACACCTACAACTACCAGCCTGGTCGCGGTCTGGATTACACCTCCGGCACCGCATCGCCGGCCAACTGGAGCCAGGGCAGCAACGCGACCAACCCGTTGGCAGGTTCCGGGTGCAACGCGCCGGGGCTGTTGTCGCGCAACGGCATCTGCCGCCAGAGCCTGTGGAATTACCTCGACCTGGTGCCGGAAACCGAGAAGACCTCAGCCTTCGCCAAAGCCACCGGCAAACTCTCGGACGACCACAACGTCAGCCTCGAATACTTCTGGGCGCGCAACGAAAACCGCACGCAGATCGGCCCCGGCACCTTGATGGGCAATCAGGTCAACCCCGGCATCACGTACTATCCGGGCAACGGCGTCACCCCAGGCCCCAGCGGCTTTGCCCTCGACCCGACGCAACCGGTGGACGTGAACTGGCGTGAAACCGATGTCGGCGCGCGCCAGCACGAAGACGACAACACCAGCCAACGCTTGTTGCTGAGTTTCGACGGGAACCTGGTGGGCTGGGATTACAACGTCGGCGCTTCGTACAACCAGAACAAAGTGGTCAATTCGATCCTCGACGGCTACGTCAACGACCGCGCTGTGAGCCAGGGTATTGCCACCGGCGTGATCAACCCGTTCGGCCCGCAGACGGCGGCGGGGGATGCCTTGCTCGCAGCCAACGCCGTGGACGGTGATTACGGCACGGCGGTCGGTCGGGTCAAGGCGATTGACGGACGGATCAGCCGCGAGATCGGCGACTGGTTTGGTTCGGGTCCAACCGGTCTGGCCTTGGGCGGCGAGTATCGCAAGGAAGACTTCCATCAGGACTTCGCACAGTTTGCCGGCGACATCCAAAGCCTCGGCGTCGATCCCAACGGCAGTGTGGCCGGGGATCGCAGCGTCTCGGCCGAGTACGCCGAAGTCAACGTGCCGGTACTCGACAGCCTGGAACTGTCCGCCGCGGTGCGCCATGACAAGTACAGTGATTTCGGCAGCACCACTAACCCGAAATACTCGTTCCGCTTCCAGCCATTCAAGGAACTGGTGGTGCGTGGCGCCTACAGCGAAGGCTTTCGCGCGCCGTCGTTGTATGAACTGTACAACCCGAATTTCACCTCGTTCACCAACGCCAACTACAACGACCCGCGCCTGTGCGCCGGCGGCAACCCGAGCAACGGCGGGATCGCCAACCGCGACTGCGCGCAGCAGTTCAACCGCACCTCGGGCGGCAACACCGAACTGAGCCCGGAAACCGCGCGTAACGTGACACTCGGCTTCGTCTATCAACCCTTTGATCGCCTGACCACCGGGCTGGATTTCTGGTGGATCAACATTGCCAACCAGATCGCCGAATTCCCGGAATCGGCGGTGTTCGAGAATCCTGAACTGTATCCAGAACGATTGATTCGCAAGCCGGACGGCTCCATCGACCACATCGTGACCGGCCTGGCCAACCTCGGCAAAATCAAAACCAACGGCGTCGATGTCAGCTTCGACTATCGCTTGCCGAGCACTTCGATTGGCGATTTCGGCATCGGCCTGCAAGGCACCTACGTCACCCGCTACGAGTATCAGCAGCAACTCAAGGGCGACTACATCGACAAGCTCGGCGACTTCCGTGGCGGTGACTTTTCCTCGGCCGGTGCCGTGGCGCGCTGGCGTCACAGCCTGACCGGCACCTGGAACCGCGGACCGTTCGGCGCGAGCCTGTCCAACCGCTACACCAGCGGCTACCACGACTCCGACCGCGAGACCCACGACTACGTCGGCTCCTACAACGTGTGGGACGTGGCGGGCACTTACACCTGGCGCAAGACCCTGGGCGTGACCCTCGGGGTAAAGAACCTGTTCGACCGCGAACCGCCGTTCAGCAACCAGACCTACACCTTCCAGAGCGGCTACGACCCGAAGTACGGCGACCCGTTTGGGCGGACGTTGTACACGCGGGTCAGTTACAACTTTTGA